A stretch of Haemophilus influenzae DNA encodes these proteins:
- the ftsB gene encoding cell division protein FtsB: MRLLILILLSVLVLFQYDFWFGSNGFLDYRQNAEKIKENQAENEKLSQRNQRINAEIQGLTKGFEAIEERARMQHGLVKENEVFYHIVKESK; encoded by the coding sequence ATGCGACTTCTTATTTTAATCCTCCTTTCAGTATTAGTATTGTTTCAATATGATTTTTGGTTTGGCAGTAACGGCTTTTTAGATTATCGTCAAAATGCTGAGAAAATTAAGGAAAATCAAGCAGAAAATGAAAAGCTATCTCAACGTAATCAGCGTATTAATGCAGAAATTCAAGGATTAACAAAAGGTTTTGAAGCGATCGAAGAACGCGCACGAATGCAACATGGCTTAGTGAAAGAAAATGAAGTGTTCTATCATATTGTAAAAGAGAGTAAATAA